In Macrobrachium nipponense isolate FS-2020 chromosome 15, ASM1510439v2, whole genome shotgun sequence, a single genomic region encodes these proteins:
- the LOC135227118 gene encoding pro-resilin-like, with product MVAKVVFVLVGLVALVAADSFESFERYSRPRFSSGSAESFESGEARYNFDWAVNHPPSRNDFGHQEAGDGENTQGSYYVHLPDGRLQKVAFRASDDDGYIAEVTYSGEAQFPDSFESYESREAPRRFYYGSNESK from the exons ATGGTTGCCAAG GTCGTCTTCGTTCTGGTGGGCTTAGTTGCCCTCGTGGCTGCCGACAGCTTCGAAAGCTTCGAAAGATACTCACGCCCAAGG TTCTCCTCAGGATCCGCCGAGTCCTTCGAGTCCGGCGAGGCTCGTTACAACTTCGACTGGGCCGTCAACCATCCCCCCTCCCGCAACGACTTCGGACACCAGGAGGCCGGGGACGGCGAGAACACCCAGGGATCCTACTACGTCCACCTCCCCGACGGCCGCCTGCAGAAGGTGGCCTTCCGCGCTTCTGACGACGACGGTTACATCGCCGAGGTCACCTACTCCGGTGAGGCTCAGTTCCCCGACTCCTTCGAATCCTACGAGTCCCGTGAGGCTCCCAGGAGATTCTACTATGGCTCCAACGAGTCCAAGTAA